The Gemmatimonadaceae bacterium genome contains a region encoding:
- a CDS encoding sigma-54-dependent Fis family transcriptional regulator encodes MHSPLGRQWSVRGVGDLLIVDDEPLLADSFERFLSRAGHTVRVARSGEEALVAWRERRPDVTLLDLRLPDMTGFDVYARLRDQDPVVVMVSGHADVPLAVRAVQEGVENFLTKPVELPHLLVAVERALEKVRLRQLSRYLTERRTTGGSVAIGSSTHMHDLAAQVELLAASERTTVLLLGESGTGKGRVAEMIHAHSARAHAPLVEVNCAAHAGDALDAELFGIDDAAGDRARAGLLEVAAGGSLFVDEIGALPAPLQSKLLRVLEGKGFRRVGGTRELTVDVRIIAATNKDLVHEVNAGNFREDLYYKLSVMPLTLPPLRARSREDLVELIGRLMDELAPHLPAAPREVSEGALDALLRHAWPGNIRELRNVLERGMIVGRGEKTLELSSLPPEVRGAFPGATAADRLEGKTLADVEREHVVRTLRLREGNRTHAARELGISRATLIKKIKEYGLPDA; translated from the coding sequence GTGCACTCGCCGCTCGGCAGGCAGTGGAGCGTTAGGGGAGTGGGCGACCTGCTGATCGTCGACGACGAGCCGCTGCTCGCCGACAGCTTCGAGCGCTTCCTGTCCCGGGCGGGACACACCGTGCGCGTGGCGCGCAGCGGCGAGGAGGCGCTCGTCGCCTGGCGCGAGCGACGCCCCGACGTGACGCTGCTCGACCTGCGCCTCCCCGACATGACCGGCTTCGACGTCTACGCGCGCCTGCGCGACCAGGACCCAGTGGTGGTCATGGTGTCGGGGCATGCCGACGTCCCGCTGGCCGTGCGCGCGGTGCAGGAAGGGGTCGAGAACTTCCTCACCAAGCCGGTGGAGCTTCCCCACCTGCTCGTCGCCGTGGAACGCGCGCTGGAGAAGGTGCGACTGCGACAGCTGTCACGGTACCTCACCGAGCGTCGCACCACCGGTGGGAGCGTCGCGATCGGGAGTTCGACGCACATGCACGACCTTGCGGCGCAGGTGGAGTTGCTCGCCGCCTCCGAGCGCACCACCGTCCTCCTGCTGGGCGAGAGCGGGACGGGGAAGGGGCGCGTGGCGGAGATGATCCACGCCCACTCGGCGCGGGCCCACGCTCCGCTGGTGGAAGTCAACTGCGCCGCGCACGCGGGAGATGCGCTGGATGCGGAACTCTTCGGCATCGACGACGCGGCGGGCGACCGCGCGCGAGCGGGGCTGCTGGAGGTGGCGGCCGGGGGCTCGCTCTTCGTGGACGAGATCGGGGCGCTTCCGGCGCCGCTCCAGTCCAAGCTGCTGCGCGTCCTCGAAGGAAAGGGCTTCCGGCGCGTCGGTGGCACGCGCGAACTCACCGTGGATGTGCGCATCATCGCAGCGACCAACAAGGACCTCGTGCACGAGGTCAACGCGGGCAACTTCCGCGAAGATCTCTACTACAAGTTGAGCGTCATGCCGCTCACGCTCCCGCCGCTGCGTGCGCGTTCGCGCGAGGACCTCGTCGAGCTGATCGGACGCCTGATGGATGAGCTGGCGCCGCACCTTCCCGCGGCGCCGCGCGAGGTGAGCGAGGGCGCGCTCGATGCGCTCCTGCGCCATGCGTGGCCGGGAAACATCCGTGAGTTGCGCAACGTGCTGGAGCGCGGCATGATCGTCGGTCGCGGCGAGAAGACGCTGGAACTGTCATCGCTCCCTCCCGAGGTGCGCGGGGCATTTCCCGGCGCCACGGCCGCCGATCGCCTCGAGGGCAAGACGCTGGCCGATGTCGAGCGCGAGCATGTCGTCCGCACGTTGCGCCTGCGCGAGGGAAATCGCACGCACGCGGCTCGCGAACTCGGAATCTCGCGCGCCACGCTGATCAAGAAGATCAAGGAATACGGACTCCCCGACGCCTAA